A window of Micromonospora eburnea genomic DNA:
TACGGGCCGGCGGCGGGCAGGTGGACGGCGTCGCCGTCGAGCGGGTCCGGCCCGGCGACGACCAGGGTGCCGCCCGCCTCGGCCAGGATCGCCCGCAGGTCGGCGGCGAGCGCGGCCCGCTCGGCGCGCGGCAGGTCCTTCTCCCGCAACACCACCCACCGCGCTCCGCCACCCACAGCGGCCGCGATCACCTCGGGCAGCGGATTCCGCGCCACCCACCGATCCGTCAGCACCACCACTCCGGACGGCGCGGCGCCCGACCAGATCCTGGAGGAATCCGGCCCCGCCAGGGGCCATCTCCCCCCAAGGTCCACGGCAGGAACCGCGGTCACAGGTCGGGCCTGCCCTCGTGCGGAGTGGAGGGGAGGGCGTGGAGGCGGCGGGGGATGCGGCCCGCCCGGTACGCGAGTCGCCCAGCCTGCACCGCGTGGCGCATGGCGGTGGCCATCGCCTCCGGGTCGGCAGCCCGGGTGACCGCGCTGGCCAGCAGTACCGCGTCGCAACCCAACTCCATGGCGAGCGCGGCGTCCGAAGCGGTGCCGATGCCGGCGTCGAGGATCACCGGCACGTCCACGGCCTGCCGGATCAACCGGATGTGGTGCGGGTTGCTCACCCCCAGGCCGGAGCCGATCGGGGCGCCGGCCGGCATCACCGCCGCGCAGCCCACGTCGGCCAGCCGCCGGGCCAGGACCGGATCGTCCGAGGTGTACGGCAGCACGGTGAACCCGTCGGCCACCAACTCCTCGGCGGCGCGCAGCAGCTCCACCCCGTCGGGCAGCAGCGTGCGCTCGTCACCGATCACCTCCAGCTTCACCCACTCGGTGTCGAACGCCTCGCGGGCCAGGTGGGCCACCTTCACCGCCTCGGACGCGGTGTGGCAGCCGGCCGTGTTCGGCAGCACCCGTACGCCGCACCGGTCGAGCAGGTCGAGCAGGCCACCGGCGCTGCCCGGCGCGGTGTCCACCCGGCGCAGCGCAAGCGTGACCAGCTCGGTGCCGGAGGCGCGGATCGCCTGCTCCAGCACGTGCAGGTTGGCGGCGCCGCCGGTGCCGAGGATGAGCCGGGAGCCGAACGCGGTCCCGCCGATCTCGAAGGTCACGCCGCTCACCCACCCTGCGCGGCGCTGAGCACCTCGACCCGGTCACCGTCGCGCAGCCTGGTCGCCGCCCAGCCGCCGCGCGGCACGACCTCGCCGTTGACCGCGACCGCGAGGCCGCGCCGCTGGTCGGTGACCTCCCGGACCAGGTCGGCCACGGTCGCTCCGCCGGGCACGGTCCGCCCGGCGCCGTTGACGATCAGTTCCATCTGCGCTCCTCCTCGATGCCGGATGCGGTCTGTTCCCGGGCCGGGGCGGGCGACGCGCCGGCGCCGACGAACCGGTCCGGGCTGAACGGGGCGAGCAGCGGGTCCGGCTCACCGGTGACGATCAGTTCGGTGACCAGGTCGGCGGTGACCGGGGTGAGCACGATGCCGTGCCGGTGATGGCCGGTGGCGGCGAGCACGCCCGGCCGGCCGGGCAGCGGCCCGATGACCGGCGCGTTGTCCGGCGTACCGGGGCGCAGCCCGGCGGACGCCTCCACCAGGTCGTACTCGGCCAGCTCGGGGACCAGGTCGACGGCGGCGCGCAGCAGCCGGAGCACCGCGCCGGCGGTCACCTCGGTGTCGGCGCGCTCCTCGACGGTCGCCCCGACCACCACCTCGCCGCTGTCCCGGGGCACCAGGTAGACCGACTCGCCGTCGGCGTACCCCCGGATCACGTGCCGGAAGCCCGGCGTGCCGCGATCGGGCGCGCGGAGCCGGAGCACCTGGCCCTTCACCGGCCGGACCGGCAGCCCGGTGAGCGCCGCCGCGCCGCAGCCGGCGGCGACGACGGTGACCCGGGCGGCCACGTCGGAGAGCCGGGCGACCGGGGCGGGGCGCAGCGTGACGCCGGCCCGCTCGGCCGCCGTCCGCAGCGCGGGCAGCAGCCGGCGCGGGTCGACCTGGTGGTCGCCGGGGGCGACCGCGCCGCCGCGCACCCGGGTGGCCAGCGCCGGCTCGTGCTCCCGCAGCGCCGACGGGCGCAGCGGCGTGATCGGCAACCCCAACCCCTGCTGGTACGCCCAGAGCCGGCGCGCCTCGGCCAGGTCGTCGGCGGTCAGCCCGACCACCAGCGTGCCGTCGGTGCGGTACCCGACGTCGGTGCCGGCGGCCTCGGACAGCTCGGCGGCGAAGGCCGGCCAGCGGGCGGCGGACTCGGCGAGCAGTCCGGTCAGCTCCCGCTCCCCGAAGTACGCCTCGGCCACCGGCGCGAGCATCCCGGCCGCCACGTGGGACGCCCCGGAGCCCGGTGCCGGGTCGTGGACGACCACCCGCAGCCCGCGCTGCGCGCACCGCCACGCGATCGCCAGCCCGACCGGTCCCGCCCCCACAACCCCGACATCCGGAAGGAAGGGCCCCCTGTTAACGCCTCCGGTATAGGAGGGGTCCCCTCCTAACACGTCAGCGCCCCGAGCAGCTCGGCGGTGGCCCGGGCCGGGTCGGCGGCCTG
This region includes:
- the thiS gene encoding sulfur carrier protein ThiS translates to MELIVNGAGRTVPGGATVADLVREVTDQRRGLAVAVNGEVVPRGGWAATRLRDGDRVEVLSAAQGG
- a CDS encoding thiazole synthase, translated to MSGVTFEIGGTAFGSRLILGTGGAANLHVLEQAIRASGTELVTLALRRVDTAPGSAGGLLDLLDRCGVRVLPNTAGCHTASEAVKVAHLAREAFDTEWVKLEVIGDERTLLPDGVELLRAAEELVADGFTVLPYTSDDPVLARRLADVGCAAVMPAGAPIGSGLGVSNPHHIRLIRQAVDVPVILDAGIGTASDAALAMELGCDAVLLASAVTRAADPEAMATAMRHAVQAGRLAYRAGRIPRRLHALPSTPHEGRPDL
- the thiO gene encoding glycine oxidase ThiO — translated: MLGGDPSYTGGVNRGPFLPDVGVVGAGPVGLAIAWRCAQRGLRVVVHDPAPGSGASHVAAGMLAPVAEAYFGERELTGLLAESAARWPAFAAELSEAAGTDVGYRTDGTLVVGLTADDLAEARRLWAYQQGLGLPITPLRPSALREHEPALATRVRGGAVAPGDHQVDPRRLLPALRTAAERAGVTLRPAPVARLSDVAARVTVVAAGCGAAALTGLPVRPVKGQVLRLRAPDRGTPGFRHVIRGYADGESVYLVPRDSGEVVVGATVEERADTEVTAGAVLRLLRAAVDLVPELAEYDLVEASAGLRPGTPDNAPVIGPLPGRPGVLAATGHHRHGIVLTPVTADLVTELIVTGEPDPLLAPFSPDRFVGAGASPAPAREQTASGIEEERRWN